A section of the Acanthochromis polyacanthus isolate Apoly-LR-REF ecotype Palm Island chromosome 13, KAUST_Apoly_ChrSc, whole genome shotgun sequence genome encodes:
- the mpzl3 gene encoding myelin protein zero-like protein 3, with protein sequence MRGLLEGDSALRVVLLLCLLAPSLVSSITVNTPAELHASRGDAVALSCTFISTSRPTSKMTVDWSYRPQSGGSPQTFFHFSSRAFPPLEGQFAGRIQWKGSPARGDGSISLINATLNDNGTYTCSVRNPPDVHGSPTSHTVLTVTPKISSIRFSDVAVLLAFILLPSGIITLILIGRMLCPKKQQNQSKAYRSPIEVTEGEEYGVYQPAAETKRSTCCQLYLMDSEDEAEYYNLKKRPVDEDYAESQC encoded by the exons ATGCGTGGACTGCTTGAAGGAGACTCCGCTCTGAGGGTGGTTCTGCTGTTGTGTCTGCTCG CCCCTTCCCTGGTCTCCTCCATCACAGTGAATACTCCAGCAGAGCTCCATGCATCTCGAGGGGATGCCGTCGCATTGTcctgcacatttatttccacaAGTAGGCCAACCAGTAAGATGACTGTCGACTGGTCTTACAGGCCACAGAGTGGAGGCTCGCCACAGACA TTCTTCCACTTCTCCTCGAGGGCGTTCCCTCCTCTTGAGGGTCAGTTTGCTGGCCGAATCCAGTGGAAAGGGAGTCCGGCACGTGGGGATGGCTCCATCTCTCTGATCAATGCCACTCTGAATGATAATGGGACCTATACGTGCTCAGTCAGGAACCCTCCCGATGTCCACGGGTCTCCGACGTCACACACAGTCCTCACTGTCACACCAAAGA TATCCAGCATTCGCTTCTCTGACGTCGCTGTCCTCCTCgccttcatcctcctcccctCTGGTATCATCACCCTCATTCTGATTGGACGGATGCTCTGTCCCAAGAAACAGCAGAACCAATCAAAGGCCTACAGATCCCCCATAGAGGTCACGGAGGG AGAGGAGTATGGCGTCTACCAACCAGCAGCCGAAACAAAAAGGAGCACATGCTGTCAGCTATATCTAATG GATTCAGAGGATGAGGCGGAGTACTACAACTTAAAAAAGAGGCCTGTAGATGAAGACTATGCTGAATCTCAGTGCTAG